In Danio aesculapii chromosome 17, fDanAes4.1, whole genome shotgun sequence, the sequence TTAAAGCGAGACTCTTTTGTGGTTACAttcagggctttacattaacacccgccaaatgcgggtagattttagCTGTGGCAGGTTGGACAACCACTCTCACCATTTTGGCTGGTTGAAGATcatttttaaattacagttttcttaaaagcagggttcgacaataaggatagCCCAATATGTGTGCAAATGTCATCTTAGAATAGTGAAGCAGCATGACTGATAAAAATAGTGttcgcgcgagcaaaagaaagcaggtgaataccgtaTTAGAGGATGATTACTCGTGCACACAGGTGATGCTCCCATTTCCTGGCCCAAAGCAACCATGCCCCAAAACACAAATgctgaaatagactggacaaaaggtgatgctcgtgcacccacaATCCTGCTGCTTCTAAAAGCTCcggatgtttttaaaaaaggtctttttgtaagcagcagcggctGCCCGTATTGTTTTTAACTATTCTTTGAACAGAACTGATTATGTGCATAACGTTACCCATGTACAGTGATCATCCTTCCATTATCACACACAGTATGTTTTttcatctgctttcttttgcttacagttatttttgttaatatggtttaattatcatttttataataacattgctttaatagaagATTAACTCTCCATGTATGTGTTAATTAGTGATCTGAgagacctttagcctggacagaaTAGGCTACTGTGCATAGTTTGAGAAACatggcaatatattttttttaaatgtaattgtttttttaaggaaggttttgttgaataaaaagagcATGTATGCAgctattttttgcatgtttttacatatcatttaatatttgtggctaagaaataattatttgtttatttttggtgtggtcagagataaatttggtaaatccttagtgttgagccctgaaaattcctgtgaataaaaatgaattgcaatgtgacactatgaaaccataacccatttgctcatgcgcATTAAACAAGTTCATACAcaccatttgctcatgcacattaaacaagttcatacacacacaaataaaaaagtttaatgaatgaggaggcatgtggccATAACACAAattctaaatcaagtaattttagcatgccaaagtcaaatttatgcatataaaatacattttccccacaacaaaattgtggctagtaaaaatggcaatgtcaagccctggttacatcatgtactaagtgTGACTGACAACTTCTACAATTTCCATCAGtattagtacacgatgtaactacagaaggttcaagttttaaataagaaaatgaccaaaactctttttgaaatttttgagcaagatgctaatggtctaatgatTTATTGTGTACTCACATTATGATCATTACTAAACTATGACGCccgattcacatggggcttcagcgtcaacgcttgacagagggtgtgtcggaagttggggctgacgcgatcgtcatagcagtcTCAGCCaattagtcagcaatcggctactgtccgagctggggtatttgcatacagcgatctgattggctgatgcctcCGTTaacacttgaaaagttgagaaagtgcCAACTTCTGCAGCCagcaacgccactgaagtggCGCCGACGTACCCACAATTCTGTTCGACAATgcttgacatcacccattcaaagtgaatgagaAGCATTGACGCTGACCCAACcaaaccgtgctctggcacaccacttcctgggcacggtttggatagcCTAGTACGAGTACACCCTTAGGATGCCTTGCAAGGGACTAAATCATGCCAtggttgaactaaccctttaaaaaatgtatatatttttcagtaagagtaattaaacaatattttgcttTATAGTCTGTTAGTATAGTATAGCAATAGTTTGTTTTTCTGCTGTTATGCCATAGTTCAATATGTGGCCTCGGGATGAGATTCATGAATTAAAGTAAAGCAACCCAactggtaggtcatgtgataatggcAATTTGGCATATGAAATAATTGCAAAAGTACCTAATATGTTTGTTTGACTGGATGCATATGGCGCTGGTTGCACAGACAAATATACCAAAAGgtatatttacattaattaattacttaattatacCAACAAATGCTTTTGGACTCTCAACATGCATATTTTCCACCAAAGTGAGTGACAGATGGCAAGACAGATGTTAAAACACTAATTATATTGCAGATGATAAATATTGCACACCACTAATGCATTAAATTAAGTGCATATGTAATTTGTCCTAGTTTTGTTCAGATAATGTAATGACACAATGAAAATAAACATCATTTTCAATAAAACTGTGCAATGTGCATTATCTTTTTATATTGTTTGGGGccaatcgttttttttttaagaattttatAAGCCGAGCATATAAACAAACTGAAAACTACTGTTGAATAATAAAGTGATTTCTTTTTCCAGATTCTGTAATAATGAAAAACTTTGAGGCAAACAAGTCTGATAACACGTAActgattaacaaaaaaaaactttggcaGGAGGCACAAGAAGAAAATGATTGACTAAAATGGACTTGTTGCCCAAAAATTGTACCCAGATCATATGCTCACCAGTGTAATGTagactgtctgtctgtgtgcacTTACGTTTTGAGAGTGTTGAGCGGTTCTTTCCGGGAAATGACTCCAGTCTCAGGGTCAACAGTGGTAAAAAGGCATCTGaatatattaacaaatacaattaaaaggTTTACTCAATTTAAAATGCTCATGTCATTCAAAACCCCTGACACCTTCATTCCTCTTTGAAACACAAACTATATTTCAATTAAATCTGAGAGTTCCCTCATGCTCCATTTACGGCGatgatcagtgttgccagattgggtggttttgatttcatttttgtgggtaaaaaattacgtaggcgggtagtgaaaatttgggcagttttgCAAGGGCGTGCCCGCCAGCGCCAGTCTGCCCTTACAAACCTGTTTTGaactcccaaagagatgccatagtccccgttcttcgcatacaaaCGCTTAGAACAGcgtagaaacgcttgtgatccCCCTCCCCGACACCTCAATCAAATGTTTTAAGTGTGCACAAAAGGATTCTTGTAGCTTGATAACACTCCAATACAACCAACAAAGGCATACAGTCTGGTTTGTGGATGTTTTTGAAATTTTTCTAAacttatttaatctaaaatatcttaatttgtggtCCAAAGATGAAAGGTTTGACCAgagtaatttatttgtttatgttttattttcagatcagcagcattggctatattcatggcaaaacctaTATTTAACATACAATTTATCACATGTATTCATATTAGTTTCAAACATCAATTTCAtcatacaaataacaacaacactgaaaaGAGTCATGTACAATCTTTTAGTTTGGTTTATAATGATCAgagtaattaataaaacaattttcagttttgggtcgATGATGAATTTTTAGCAGTAaatgctattttcatggcaagaacatttcagaaataaatatacaattaaaatgaatacatCATACAAATAAGATTTTTTGTGTTAATACATGATAATTCTACAATTTTTCCTGGTGTCACTTGGCTAAAAATGTTGGCCAAACTAAACTTTGCTAACATTAACTTATGTACTACTATTAAACAGTGTATTTTAATTCTACCTTACCGTCCACAACCTACGACTCTTTTCATCTCCACTTCTCCAATCTGAATATGATCCCATGTATCCTGGTTAATAAATCACATGAATAGTTAATACCTTAGATTGACATTGAGTGATGGTTTATTAAACTCAATTATACCTCAGTGAAGGCTTCACAGTCACTGACAACAATGCTGGGACGAAACTGAAAGACAGAAATATCATTGTCCAGTCGGCTGTTCAGGTCTCCAATAGAGGCCTCAGTCATGAGCATGACGGGAGCAGCATCGGGGTAGGCCACCTGAAGAATAGCCAAACACAGATCAGACAATGGCAGTGATGAATATTCTAACTCACAGACATAAAGcataataaatctattttaattCACAGTCATGATGACTTTTTAATCaaaactgttatttaaaataattctatGATGGTACTAGTTTTGTGCATTGTGGAGATGTGACAAAACAACCACAAAGAATGGTTTTAGGGAATTGGGGAGTTGAAAAAAGGTTGAAGCAAAGCTATATAACACTATAAAGAATTTGAATGTCATAATATTTAAGATTTCTCCCtattcatttcaaaggagggATGTTTCTATAGTAAAAAAAACTAGTCATTACAGGTAacagggttcttacaccttttccaaagtCTAATTTAAACACTTCTCAAACTTTTACAGCACTCTGAGTGCTGTAAAAGTGTAGCAAATTATATATGTACAAGCATATACAGATTTCatcacattttaattaattaattcggcttagtgccttatttttcaggggtcgccacagtggaatgaactgccaactattgcagcatgttttacgcagaagatgcccatccagccacaatccagtactgggaaacacccatacactcacattcactcacacacacactcatatactaaggccaatttagttaatccaattcacctatagcgcatgtctttggactgaacaTTTAAACTCTCATCACATTGTATCAGATGCTATTTATAGTATAGTATTCTTGGAAACATATTGGTTGcaatgttaaaattcaacattgaGTCCAACATTGTTCAAGTCCAACACTGAATTACTATCATTTACTCTCGTATATgtaatttactcacattttataTGTGCGTTTCGATTATCGGTCAtcttaaatttagatttattttaattttataaaaacagaTTACACTACAGGTACATATGCAGACTCCAGAGATgtcattttatgcaaaaaataacaCGTATGAAAACAATTCAATTACATTTTCCAAGCGGTTTCAAGCACTTTATacaaaatctaagcacttttcaaaccttgaTGGCCTGTTTTACGGGGTTCTTACTCTTGGGCAAATATATACTTTCCTGACTTGCTGATTTTCAAAAGCCAACTAAAAAGTTGAACTTCCATGACTTACCTGTATAATGAACAGAAAAACCAGACTGCTGTTGagctttttataatattttaagaaCACTCAAGAACAATAATTGATCATTTAACTCTGATATTGAAAAATATCTCTTATCTCCCTCGGCCACATTTGATAGCTTGATGGGGTTTTACAACCTTTACACTTAGTTTTTCTGTATACGACCGTTCAACACCCTTTAAAATGGTCATGTATAATCCAAAGCTCCTAAAACCTATCCTGGAATGTTTTCTTTAGACAACAGCATATGACTGAAGTGACTGCCAGTTAATGAGTGAAAAATGGAGCTGAAAAATAGATTAAACCATAACATTATGAAACGGTGtaattccacactgtaaaaaatgttggggtacagacaattccttcatgttgtctcaacacaatttgattcatttaacttaatagtttttacaaatttaagtcaattgaacataaaacatttaagttgtaccaaaaaaaaacttaaatattgggTTGTTTCATCTCATCTTCATCTGCTTTTTCAGGCCaagtcgcgggggcagcagtcttaggagagaactccagacttcacTCTCCCCAGACAcatcctccagctcctcctgggggatcccgaggcgttcccaggccagccgagagacatagtccctccagcgtgtcctgggtctttcccgaggcctcctcccggagggacatgcctggaacacctccctactGTAGGTAGTCGTCTAGGAGGCATCCAGGTGCCCGAGCctcctcagctgacttctcttgatgtgaaggagcagcggctctactcctgGGTGACTGAGCTCCTCACAAtatctataagggtgtgccctgccaccctgcgaaggaaattCATTTTGGCCGcatgtatctgagatcttgtcctttcggtcatgtcccaaagctcatgaccataggtgagagtagaaatgtagattgaccagtaaatcaagaCCTTTTCCTTTCGATTAAGCtacttctttaccacaacagaccgataCATAAATGGCATTGCTGCTGCCGCTTCACCGAttcacctgtcaatctcatgtggttctatataaataaacctttccaacactattttccaaaaaaaaaaaaaaagcataagacATGTAAGACTGTCCATAAAACCTTATCATCTTCAGGAAAGAGGGGCTCTTTCTCATGAGGCCTCTGGGGCTTTAGATCGGGTTCATAATGCACCAGGCGAACAGGCTTGTCTGATTCCAGAAATCGAGTGAGCCATTCAGAAACCTTGTCCCCACAGTCCCTGCCCTGGACATCTACTCCGAAGACtctacacacaaaaacaaattacacaCAGTCACATCTATTctcattcttaaaaaaaaaaaaactttgtttacaTATATAAAGTATGACTTGTAATGTGTAAAATTACTGCATTACAAAACACCACACCAAGTAATACATTACTGAATTTTATGGTATGTTCACAACAGTGGTTTGATTATCTTGGTTTGTTCGGTCCAGGCCAAAAGAAAATATGTATTTATCCATTCATGGTTTGCTTGCTATTCAGCAGTGTCATTTCTAAGACTTAACACTTAAAGACTCAAACAAAAACTTGATTTTAAGATGTATATGTCAGACAGATCTTACCAAACAATGCTGTTCGCACATGTGATAGTATGTTGTTTAGCTGAGAATGAtgtgaaaaaatgtttgtttgagcAGTCTGTTTTATTTATGTGATCTGGTGGGATCACATCATGCTTTTGGTCTATATCATCTTCATATCTCAGTCGAACCACACCAGGGTTCACTTGGAAGCAGATCAGTTTCAGTGTTTAAAATAAAGACATTAAAAGTCCAATCATACCCGTTTTTTTTCTAAGTGTGAACTTATTGTATTGttaagtacaatttaaaaaaaaaaaaacatttcaggacTACTTAATGTAAAACTTGAGTAAACCTGCAGTCCACAACCAAATCGCTGGGCTTGTTAAGAGTAAACTTCAACTCCTCCATCTGCGGTCCATTGAGGCTCACTTGTCCACCCTCACATGTCAAAGACACCAACACCAGACGCGGCTGCTGTCGGCCTGTCACCATGTGGCCATCCTCGATGACCAGCCAGTGGCTACAGAAAGAAAAGGTCAGAAAAAGCTATTTTTTGTgtgatattttgtatatttaaaaaggtTTCTGCTATGTTGTTATGACATCATGGAGCGGTTGTGGAGGTTGCGCACGTCGGAAGCCTGTAAATGAGGCTCAAAGACACAAGTTAATTACGCACAGGTAAATTTAtgagttttgatttattttaagagacaaaaatgtaacattttaatatagtcagttatACAGCTCGAAAGCTGTTTATATCATCAATATATTCAAatttaatcaaagtaatgtcAGGTTGTTTTTGGTGTGTCATAAGACAACAAAAATTCCTTAAAACGGTTTTATCATAACTTTCTTTTGCATAACTGCTTTAAAATCGTTAAAAGACTTGCACACGACGAATTTTAGCCTACTAACCCAAAACCCAATGTGACTTGTGAAAAAATTTACCGACAAATATTCCTTAACAAGGTTACTTTTTAATTAGCAGGCAACAGTAACGTACAAGTCATTGCGCAGTGTTCAAATTGAAAAGCTAAGATGCTTTCAAAGAACAAACTCACCGATCACGCAGTTCTCCGTATTTCAGCCCCATTCGCAGGCATTCAGCTGCCTCCACCGACACTGCTTTCCCAGACTTAAGCGGATGAACCAGCAGTTTAGTTACAACTCCCACTCGAGTTAACTTTTCCTCCCGACGCATGTATTTAAACACGAGACCGAGTCCCAGCACTGCAACCGTTGTGCCTGCGGCGTATAGTGCGACTTTCCGATTTTGGTCAAAGATTGTCGTAAACACTTCTTTGAGGTCCATGTTTGTGATAATAATTCCCGTGTGTGGGGACTGACGAACTTTCCCTGCACTCAGATGCGCAGTATCAATTTGCAAGTTGCAACCAATGAAAAGGCGCGTTGCTGCTGAGTACTTTTAAAGGGACCTGCCctcattttaaactttttttggaaGATGACATAACATGCTTCTCCCTCTCAAACATCACAGTTAAAAATTTGCTTAGTATACTCACCCTTAAGCGGTTCCAAATttttaatgagtttcttttttcagtttttcaattttcttttttcaaaataaattattttgaagaaagctgacaacctgtaaccattgattttccagcatttttcaaaatgtattgttttgtgtcGAACAGAGGAAAGAAATTGAAACAGGTAAAGGGTGAGtagctacactacctgacaaaagtcttgtcgcctatccaagttttaggaacaaccgaTAATAATaattggtatcaaaagtggcttatatgaaaggcaaagtgctctagattacattattttaccaaaataaaatatgatcatgccttgatttttaattatttaattaagacagtaaggtctgactttgtttagacaaaagtcttgtcacttaacagaaataatgtacagtatagaacagtgtttcccaaccctgttcctggaggcacaccaacagtacatattttgtatgtctcccttttctgacccattaacttcaggtgttggagtctcttctgatgttatgataagttgattcaggtgtgtttgattagggagaggttgaaaatgtgtactgttggtgtgccttcaggaacagggttgggaaacactggtataaaaTATGAAGTCATGTTGCagaggaaaaagaattaatattgtgtttgactcccatgagcttggaggactgcatccatacatctctgcaatgactcaaataacttattaataaagtcatctgaaatggcaaagaaagggttcttgcaggactctcagagttcatcaagattctttggattcatctttaatgcctcctccttcatcttaccccagacatgctcaaaaatgttcatgtctggtgagtaGGCAGGCcaatggagcaccttgaccttctttgctttcaggaactttgatgtggaggctgaagtatgagaaggagcgctatcctgctgaagaatgtgtcctctcctgtggtttttaatgtaatgggcagcacaaatgtcttgatgcctcaggcagtgtaaatcattcaatcattcattttcttttcggcttagtccctttattaatctggggtcgccacagtggaatgaactgccaacttatccagcatatgatttacacagcagatgcccttccagctgcaacccatcactgaaaaacatccaaacacactcattcacacacatacactacggacagttttagctgacccagttcacctataacaaatgtctttggacttgagggggaaaccggagcacccggagaaaacccacaccaacgcagggagaacatgcagactccacaccgaaatgccaactgaaccagctgaggctcgaaccagcaactttcttgctgtgaggcgacaactttactcactgcgccaccgcgtcgcccagcagtgtaaatcatgacagaattttcatttcagggtgaacaatacttttaaaataattaactaaaTGGGTTAAAATCAAATAAACGCCCGATTCTACATTTAAATATAGCCTACAGAATTCATTTATAGtatatactatagtgtttttgaaccatactacagtaaaatgtattatactgtaGTATATATATGATAGGATTTACAACCCTATAGTCATCGTATTACATgaagtgaactgataaactttaataaataatgtagaaTACTTTGGTACTTTACTTTTTGGttctttactacagtaaactgttgtGTATTGTAATATACCTTATAGATGAAGAAAACTACAGTACTGGGTttgtagttttatatttatttgtaatatttgttcatattactgtagttgttgtattaccatagcagccaaagaattaccacaacaaatcattgaagtactttactatgGTATGGTTCAAAACTCCTGTAGTATTTACTTTGTTACTATACTATTTGTTCTTGTGGGATCCTaccaacataagctcattctgaaaacttagaaTTATAaaaccgcgaattatgtagccagaggtacgtatggctgcatttcattttttaaacgaatgctacagggtggtatgatgtcGGTCCTTTTCGCGCTTAGccactgaccgcttacctccgtatgaacagctttcccgttgtaaccagtttgtcccgttagctcgccatgtacgtcggcggacttgagacgcagagaggagttgaccacgacgacgaggttcgagtccggtgaagaacaattccagaaaagcagagtcaatcaataaaattggttgggtttagggagggatgagtgtgggtcagtcgattagtcagttagtcagtcaaacagtcagacaacagtggcctctggtgggtttatgcgagaacagcaggtgcgaatggcactcgcgagagaaatttgagatctcaaaaagcatacacagtcaACACTTGTGGATTCGCTaaaacagaaactgcaaaaaaacatacctcctaggatgtattttgcggtctccagaaatgtatatagaggtatgtactcagaatgagcctgggttggatccTACACTTAGTTTCTTGTTGAATTTCCTGTTTCACTCTAAAATGTTACAATATAACACGTTGATATTTACAAATGTTCCAGGTTCAGAAGTTATCGCAGATGGGCTAATAAATTGTATAATCGGTGCATAAAATGATTTTAACCTGTCTGTTTATCAAACCTGTTGGTTATGGTAAATGTTTCACCAAATGATTTGGGGAtcagaaaacattacttttagGTATATTTACATGATAAAaactttcaaatacatttttatttagttttttacacaAAAGCGCCCTGAAAATGCAAAATGGGTTTCAAAACTTCAGGATGTTGAAAACATTAATGTGACGTTATCCCCCGTATCATGTTAAGTCTATAGCAGTGGTTTTCAAACTCTGtctgctgcatcccaatttgcatactatccgccctaaatagtattcgaaaatgaATGAGTATGTGTAGGGTTgcatccgaaatcacatacttccatattaTATAATTCGCTAAAAACACTATAGGAGCCGAGTAGTAATTCAAAAAAagagtatgtgagaagtacctggatgatcTACTATCTCCGATGAGATTCTAACGTGCTCatccgtgagagaattcatgaatgggagtgaatccACGCAACTGACGCGGATAGGTCACGTGATCTCAACGCAACTGACGCagataggtcacgtgatcatgacaaaatgaagGATGTAGAACGAGTTCCATTCCTActacattcatactatatagagcAGGGGTGTTTAACCccgttcctggagatctaccttcctgcaaagttcagttGCAACCTTGATCAGACACatctgtctttaattaccaagtgcttcTTCAGATTagttagttggtttagttgtgtttaaacagggttgaagctgaactctgcaggaaggtagatctccaggaacagggttgagcacc encodes:
- the marc1 gene encoding mitochondrial amidoxime-reducing component 1, with translation MDLKEVFTTIFDQNRKVALYAAGTTVAVLGLGLVFKYMRREEKLTRVGVVTKLLVHPLKSGKAVSVEAAECLRMGLKYGELRDRHWLVIEDGHMVTGRQQPRLVLVSLTCEGGQVSLNGPQMEELKFTLNKPSDLVVDCRVFGVDVQGRDCGDKVSEWLTRFLESDKPVRLVHYEPDLKPQRPHEKEPLFPEDDKVAYPDAAPVMLMTEASIGDLNSRLDNDISVFQFRPSIVVSDCEAFTEDTWDHIQIGEVEMKRVVGCGRCLFTTVDPETGVISRKEPLNTLKTYRLTDPKQKTSPILGQYYTVKKTGVLHVGEPVYKITY